Below is a genomic region from Methanobrevibacter oralis.
GAGAAAGGTATGGAACATGAAAAGATTTGTGAAATTTTAAAAGAAAAATTTTCAGATAAAAATCCTGATGTGAAAGTACTATAAATGAGATGATGAAATGGAAAAAATCACAAAAGAAACAAAATTAGATTATCTTTTAGAAAAATATCCGTTTCTTATTGATGAAATCCCAAAGATTCACAAAAAATTCAAATTGCTAAAAACTCCAATTGCTAAAGTCATGTTGAAAAAAGCAACTGTTAATGATATAAGCAAAAAATCTGGAATAAGTACAGATATAATTATCAAAAAGTTAACAGAGTTGATTGATTCTCATGAAAGCAAATAACAAGTGTGTAGAAATATACTTGTTATTTTTTTTGTTTTAAAAGCTTTTTTCTAGAGGTTATTTAATATTTACATAATGATTCTTAGACAATACTATTTAGATTATTTTCTGTTGAAAAAATAAAATATTTTTTTATAAAATTAATTAGTTAATAGTTTAATGGATATTTTTATTGGTAAAATTAGTTTTTAAAAAATAGGAAATATATAAAAATTAACAATTAATTCTAACAAAGAAATATAAATCCTTAATGATTCCGAAATATATAGAAAATTAAAGTTTTTTTTATTTTAATTATTTTCCCATCTCAATTTGGATTAATTCTTCATAAAATAGTTATATTTTTAATTTTATTAATTGACTCTTAATCTTTTTTAACCATAAATTATTAGACGGAGTCAAATTATAATTTATTTATTTTTCAGTAGTTTTAAGAGTTAATCTAGCTTGCCACTTTAATAAGATTCATTAGAGTTAAAAAAATCTCTTAAAGATTTGTTAAATATTATCTGAAAAGTTATTTGTTCATAAAAAGTTACTATAAAAACAGACAAAATAGTGTTATTAAAATAAGTTTATAGTTAAAAATATTTAATTAGCGAGAATTCTTTAAATTTCAAGCAGTGATTTCTAATAGGAATATTTTTATATAAGATGACTTATTATATTTAATTCAATAATTTTTTTAAAAAATTTTGGTATGGTATGATGGATGAAGTAATTATTTGTGAGAAACCTAAGTCTGCTGAAAAAATTGCACAAGCACTTTCACCAAAGGCTAAGAAGTATAAATATAATAAAAAAGTTGCATATTGGAAATTAAAAAAAGATGATAAAAATATAACAGTTTTATCGGCTGTTGGACACTTATTTTCATTAGTTCCTGATAAGCCTAGGGAAAAAGTTTTTTTTGATTTGCATTGGGCTCCTTTATACGATATTGATAAAACTAAAGGATATACAAAGGATTATGTTAAAGCTATTAAAAAATTTGGAAAAGGTGCAGATTCATACATTCATGCTTGTGATTATGATATAGAAGGGACTTTAATAGGATATAATGCATTGAAATATGCATGTGGTGATGATACAATAGATAAATCATCAAGAATGAAATTTTCTACCTTAACAAAAAAAGATATTCTTGAGGCTTATGAAAATAAAATAGAAATTGATATGCATCAAGTAGATAGTGGTATAGCTAGACATATTTTAGACTTTTATTTTGGTGTTAACATCTCTAAAGCTTTGATGAAATCTGTAAGTACAGCTGAAAATAGATTTTTAAAATTATCTGCAGGTAGAGTCCAAACTCCTACATTATCTATTTTAGTGGATAGGGAAAAAGAAATTAAAAAATTTGTTCCAGAGCCTTATTGGATTATTAAAGCTCTCTTAGAGGGAAATATTGAGGTGGAACATGTTGAAGGAAAAATTTTTGAGAGAAAACGGGCTGAAGAAATTTTTGAAAAATGTAAAGGTAAAAATGCTATTGTAGATAAAATTAAATTATCTAATTCTGTAACTAAACCACCAGTTCCATTTAATTTGGGTGGATTGCAGTCAGAAGCATATGCTGTATTTGGTTTTTCACCTAAAAGAACTCAAGTAATAGCTCAAAGTCTTTATACAGCAGGATATACTTCATATCCACGTACTTCCTCTCAAAAATTACCTGAAAGCTTAGACTTTAAATCAATTTTTTCACAATTATCCAACGATTCTAACTTTAAAAAACACATCTCTCAATTACCATCAAAATTGAAACCTAATGAAGGTAAAAAACAAGATGCAGCACATCCTGCGATTCATCCAACCGGAATTTTACCTCAAAATTTATCTAAAGATGAGGAAAAGATTTACGAATTAATTGTATATAGATTCATTTCAGTATTCTTTGAGGCAGCTAAATTTGAAACTATGAGTACTACTGTAGATATTGAAGGGGAAAAATTCAATTTCAGACGTAGAAGAGTCACTCATAACGGTTGGTTAGATCATTACCCATTTAAAAAAATTGATGATGAAGAATTCCCTAATATTAATGAAGGAGATTTAATAGCTGTTGAGGATATTATTTCAGAAGAAAAGGAAACTAAACCTCCTGCAAGATATAATGAAGCGTCATTAATTAAAGAGCTTGAAAAAAGAGAACTTGGTACTAAAGCTACTCGTGCAGACATTATAGCTAAATTGTATGATAGAAAATACATATCTGGATCTAAAATTGAAGTTAATCAACTTGGAGAAAATATGATTGATACTTTAAGTGAGTATTGTAATGATATTACAAGTGAAGAACTAACTAGAGGATTTGAAAATAAGCTTGAAGGAATAGATCAAGATAAAGATACTAAAG
It encodes:
- the topA gene encoding DNA topoisomerase I, with protein sequence MDEVIICEKPKSAEKIAQALSPKAKKYKYNKKVAYWKLKKDDKNITVLSAVGHLFSLVPDKPREKVFFDLHWAPLYDIDKTKGYTKDYVKAIKKFGKGADSYIHACDYDIEGTLIGYNALKYACGDDTIDKSSRMKFSTLTKKDILEAYENKIEIDMHQVDSGIARHILDFYFGVNISKALMKSVSTAENRFLKLSAGRVQTPTLSILVDREKEIKKFVPEPYWIIKALLEGNIEVEHVEGKIFERKRAEEIFEKCKGKNAIVDKIKLSNSVTKPPVPFNLGGLQSEAYAVFGFSPKRTQVIAQSLYTAGYTSYPRTSSQKLPESLDFKSIFSQLSNDSNFKKHISQLPSKLKPNEGKKQDAAHPAIHPTGILPQNLSKDEEKIYELIVYRFISVFFEAAKFETMSTTVDIEGEKFNFRRRRVTHNGWLDHYPFKKIDDEEFPNINEGDLIAVEDIISEEKETKPPARYNEASLIKELEKRELGTKATRADIIAKLYDRKYISGSKIEVNQLGENMIDTLSEYCNDITSEELTRGFENKLEGIDQDKDTKENVISEGKVEVKVILGDIEKNSKEIGSKLYEAYQESNIVGKCKCGGNLIKKYSRKNKSYFVGCSNYPDCNVTYSIPKGVNFLKKNCEKCGLPIISFGKPRQRACLDPNCGKENTKPHFPEIVGKCPECGEDLVKRSGRYGDFIGCKGFPKCRFTCSLEELESKLK
- a CDS encoding DUF1858 domain-containing protein, with amino-acid sequence MEKITKETKLDYLLEKYPFLIDEIPKIHKKFKLLKTPIAKVMLKKATVNDISKKSGISTDIIIKKLTELIDSHESK